The sequence TTGGAAGGATGCGGTTGTGGCGGCCCGGGTCCGTCACGCAATCGGCCAGGAAGGCGCCCAGGTCGCGGTCGCTGATCGGCTTGCAGGCGGTCAGTCTGCCATCGCCAAACACCAGAAAAGGCTTGCCTTGCCGCACCCGCTCGACCTGGCCTGACAGCGACTTGAAGAACGCGGTCGGCCGGACGATCGACCAGGTCAGGCCCGATGCGATCAGCGCTTGTTCAAAGGCCAGTTTGGCGTGCTGGAACGCCAGCAGCGGCTTTTGCACGCAGATCGCCGAGAGCAGGATGAATTGCGGGATGCCAGCCTGCTGCGCGGCGGCGAGCGCTGTCATATGCGCGCGGTAATCGATCGCCCAGGCATCGTCCGGACTGCCCGTGCGCGAAGCGAGGCAGGACAGCACGGCATCGAAGCGCTCGCCCCGGATGCCGTCGCGGCTGAGCCAGTCTGGGTCGGTCGGATCGCCCACCCGGACGGTCGCGCCTGCCAGGGTATCGATTTGGCGCCGGCTGAGGCAGACCACCCTGTGTCCGCGCCCCAGCAGCGCCTGCACAGTCGCGCGGCCGATCGTACCGGTCGCACCCAGCACAAGCACGCGCCGGCCGGATCGGTCCGCTTCGCTCTGGCCTGCCGATTGGTTTGGAGTGTCCGGAATAACTGCTGCCCGCGCTTGTTTTGCCGATTGATCGGACCAGCCGGTCGGATCGTCAACTCCGATCTTGGGCGGCCTATCTCAACCGCCAGTGTTCCTTCGGTCGGCCCAGACTAAACCCCCACCGATAGCGGCGCAGAGGAGCAGGCGATGGGCATTCTCGACAAGTTTCGGCTCGATGGCCAGGTTGCGGTGGTGACCGGGGCCGGCAAGGGGATCGGGCGGGCGATCGCGCTGGGCCTGGCCGAGGCGGGGGCGGATGTGGCGGTGGCCTCGCGCACCCAGGCCGATCTCGATGCCGTGGCGGCGGAAATCCGGGCGCTGCGGCGGCGGGCGTTGCCGCTGGTGACCGATGCGACCGATGCCGCCGCGCTCGAGCGGCTGGCGGCGGAAACCGTGCGCCAGCTCGGCAAGCTGACGATCTGGGTCAACAATGCCGGCGGCATCCCCGATGGCACGCCGCGCTATCTGACGCGCACTTCGGAGGACAGTTTCGACGCGCAGATCGCGCTAAACCTCAAGGGCGTCTGGCTGGGCGCGACCATCGCCGCGCGGGCGATGAGCGCCGATGGCGGGGCGATCATCAACATCTCCTCGCGCTCGGCCTATGGCCCGCAGGTGAAGAACGGGCCCTATGGCGCGGCCAAGGCAGCGGTGAACAGCCTGACGACCACGCTGGCGGTGGAAGTGGCGCCGAAGATCCGCGTCAATGCCGTCGCGCCGGGACCAATCCCGACCGAGAACTTCGACGATTGCATGGGCACCGACACCGAGGAAAAGCGCGCCAAGCTGCTGGAGATGATCGGCATCCCGCTGGGCCGCTATGGCGAGCCAGAGGATATCGCCGCAGCCGTGGTCTACCTCGCCTCGCCCGCCTCAAGCTGGGTGACGGGGCAGTGCCTTTATGTCACCGGCGGCCGCTGAGTTCCGCGTCAAGGAACGTCGCCACTTCGCCAAGGTCCACGTCCTTCGCCAGGAAGGCTTCGCCGATCTGACGGAGGAGGACGAAAGGCAGGGTGCCGGCGTCCATCTTCTTGTCGTGCAGCATGTGCGCGACCAGGGCCTGACCATCGCAGTTGAGGCCGAGCGTGGCGATCTCGCTCGCCATGCCGACATCGGTGAAATGGGCGGCGATCCGCTCTGCATCCGCCGCCGCAATCAACCCGCGCCGGGCCGAGAAGCGCGCGGCGAGGACCATGCCAAGCGCGACGCCTTCGCCGTGGAGCAGGCGGTTGGAAAAGCCGGTCTGCGCTTCCAGGGCATGGCCGAAGGTGTGGCCGAGGTTGAGCAGGGCGCGCAGGCCCAGCGTCTCGCGCTCGTCGGCCTTGACGATGGCCGCCTTGGCCGCGACCGAATGGGCGACGGCATATTCGCGCAACGCTGCGTCTCCGGCCAGCATCGCCGCGCCATTGATCACGCACCAATCGAAGAACGGCGCATCGCCGAGCAGGCCGTATTTCACCACCTCGGCATAGCCGGCCAGCAGCTCGCGCTGCGGCAGGGTGCCCAGCGCATCGAGATCGGCGAGCACAAGGGCGGGCTGATGGAACGCACCGACCAGGTTCTTGCCAGCCGGCGTGTTGATCGCGGTCTTGCCGCCGACGCTGGAATCAACCTGGGCGAGCAGTGTGGTGGGAACCTGGATGAAGTTACAGCCACGCTTCAGGATCGCGGCGGCGAACCCGGTCAGATCGCCAATCACCCCGCCGCCGAGCGCGATAATGTGATCGCCGCGCTCCACTTCCTCGGCCAGCAGCCAGTCAACCGTGGCGGCAAGCTGCTCCCAGCTCTTGGTCGCCTCGCCCGGTGGTAGAATGCGCCAGGCCGCTTCGTGTCCGGCAGCCGCCAGCGAGGCTTCGACCGCGGCCCCGCAGGCCTTGTGGACATGGGCATCGGTCACGATCGGCACGCGCCGCTTGCGCAGGCGCGGTCCCGCGAGTTCGGCCAGCCGTGGCAGCAATCCGCTGCCTACCTGGACCTCGTAAGGGCGCCCAGCGATGTCGACCGGGATTACAGCCATGCGTCGATTTCCTTCAGAACCCGCGCCACCGTGCGCGCCTGCGGGCCGCGACCCGAGGTAATATGGATCGGCGCCTCGGCATAGGCCGGGCGGCGCTCTTCACGCAGCCGGGTCAGGATTTCGCGCGGGTCGCCCTGGCGCAGCAAAGGCCGGGTGTTCTTGCGCGCGGTGCGCTCAACCAGGGTGTCAATATCGGCGTCAAGCCAGACCGTGATCGCCTTTGACAGGATCAGCGCCCGGGTTTCGGGGTTGACAAAGGCCCCCCCGCCGGTCGCGATCACTTTACGCCGTTCATGGACATTGGCGCCATCCATCAACCGCGCGATTACGCGCCGCTCGCCATCACGGAAGGCGGCTTCGCCGTGGCGCTCAAAGATTTCGGCAATGGTCAGCTGTGCCGCTTCTTCGATCGCCTCGTCAGCGTCGACGAAGGGCAAGTGGAGCAGGGTGGCGAGGCGCCGCCCGATGCTCGACTTGCCGGTGCCC comes from Novosphingobium ginsenosidimutans and encodes:
- a CDS encoding NAD(P)H-binding protein; translation: MLVLGATGTIGRATVQALLGRGHRVVCLSRRQIDTLAGATVRVGDPTDPDWLSRDGIRGERFDAVLSCLASRTGSPDDAWAIDYRAHMTALAAAQQAGIPQFILLSAICVQKPLLAFQHAKLAFEQALIASGLTWSIVRPTAFFKSLSGQVERVRQGKPFLVFGDGRLTACKPISDRDLGAFLADCVTDPGRHNRILPIGGPGPAITPRDQGEALFRLLGQPPRFRHVSVKVLDAIIALLSLLGHVLPAAARKADLARIGRYYATESMLVRDPATGRYDAEATPATGSDLLFDYYRRLIDGTEQVERGDHAVF
- a CDS encoding SDR family NAD(P)-dependent oxidoreductase, which encodes MGILDKFRLDGQVAVVTGAGKGIGRAIALGLAEAGADVAVASRTQADLDAVAAEIRALRRRALPLVTDATDAAALERLAAETVRQLGKLTIWVNNAGGIPDGTPRYLTRTSEDSFDAQIALNLKGVWLGATIAARAMSADGGAIINISSRSAYGPQVKNGPYGAAKAAVNSLTTTLAVEVAPKIRVNAVAPGPIPTENFDDCMGTDTEEKRAKLLEMIGIPLGRYGEPEDIAAAVVYLASPASSWVTGQCLYVTGGR
- the aroB gene encoding 3-dehydroquinate synthase, encoding MAVIPVDIAGRPYEVQVGSGLLPRLAELAGPRLRKRRVPIVTDAHVHKACGAAVEASLAAAGHEAAWRILPPGEATKSWEQLAATVDWLLAEEVERGDHIIALGGGVIGDLTGFAAAILKRGCNFIQVPTTLLAQVDSSVGGKTAINTPAGKNLVGAFHQPALVLADLDALGTLPQRELLAGYAEVVKYGLLGDAPFFDWCVINGAAMLAGDAALREYAVAHSVAAKAAIVKADERETLGLRALLNLGHTFGHALEAQTGFSNRLLHGEGVALGMVLAARFSARRGLIAAADAERIAAHFTDVGMASEIATLGLNCDGQALVAHMLHDKKMDAGTLPFVLLRQIGEAFLAKDVDLGEVATFLDAELSGRR
- a CDS encoding shikimate kinase, with product MDHDETELSNAEIAALARRIDRPIVLVGMMGTGKSSIGRRLATLLHLPFVDADEAIEEAAQLTIAEIFERHGEAAFRDGERRVIARLMDGANVHERRKVIATGGGAFVNPETRALILSKAITVWLDADIDTLVERTARKNTRPLLRQGDPREILTRLREERRPAYAEAPIHITSGRGPQARTVARVLKEIDAWL